The region TATACAGATAATATAAAATTATTTTTTGATTTTGTAGTAATATTCAAATACTATAAAGGGAGTATTAAATGTCAAGAAATTTAATGGATTATAAAGGGATAAAGGTAAAAAAAGAGCTTTATCCAATAATAAAACATATTGAAGATGTAGATAAGTATAGGGAAGAATTGGGAAGACTTAGCTCATCTTGGGATATATTTGCATTATTAGGGCAGTTGGGTGATATCAATATAGATATAGGAAAAACAAAAGAAAATTTTTTAAATCTTACTACTACATTATTAAATCATTTAAGTGATGAAACTGTTAAAAAAGTTACTGCTGAGATGGGTTTTAAAGCACAAGTTGCAATTGATATAGTAATTAGAAATCTATTTGAGCGTACGGCAGATATTGGCTTTTTAGCTACAGATGACGATATTAGAGATTTTTTACTGCATTATGTTTCAAAATACAATAAAGAGAGTACAGTTTTAAAAAAGGGGATACAAAAAAGATTTTTGGAATATGTGAAAAAATATTCTGTGTATTATGATATTGTTCTTGCAGATACTAAGGGGAAAGTAGTTGCAAGATTAGATGAAAATATAAATATAGAAAATATTGATTTAAATTTTATCAATAAAGTTTTAAATACAAGTGAAGAGTATATTGAAACATATGGAGCGCACAACTTCTTACCACAATATAACAAATCTTTAGTTTATTCATATAAAGTTACAAGAACCAATGATTTTAATTCTGAATCGCTTGGTGTATTGTGTCTTTGTTTCAAATTTACAGATGAGATGAAAGGAATTTTCAATAATCTTGTTGATAAAAAAAACAAAGAAACAATAACTTTACTTGATGAAGATGGATATGTAATTGCTTCAAGCGATGAAGATTGTATCCCTTTAAACTCTAAGCAAGAGATTATTATAGATTCCAAATATAAGATTGTATCTTTTGCGGGTAGAGATTTTATATCAAAATCTTGTCTAACAAATGGTTATCAAGGTTTTAATGGTCTAAAATGGTATGGACATATTATGATACCTTTAGAATATGCATTTTTAAGTGAAGAATCAAATACTAAAAAAGTTGTTGATGATAATATAATTGAAGCTATGATGAATAATGAACAACACTTTTCAAAGGATTTAAAAGAGGTATTTAACAAAAGTAAAAATATCCAAGATAATCTAAGTAGGGTGATTTGGAATGGAAATGTTGCTCAAAGTAAAATAAATTCATCAAATAGAGAGTTTTCCAAATCTTTATTATCAGAGATTGGTGTAACTGGATTAAAAGCAAATTCATCTTTAAATAATCTGAATAGAACAATTATTAATTCTATTTTAAAAGATAGTGAGTTTTTATCATCTCTAGCTATAGATATTATGGATAGAAATCTATATGAAAGAGCAAATGATTGTAGATGGTGGGCATTAACTACATATTTTAGAAAAGCATTAGATGATAGAGATACACTAGAGCAAAAAGAGGAGCAAATTTCATCTATATTAAAATATATAAATGACCTTTATACAGTATATACAAATCTACTTGTATTTGATAAAGATGGGAAAATTATTGCAGTTTCTAATGATAAAGAGAAACATTTGATAGGAAAAGTTCTTTCTACTCCT is a window of Halarcobacter sp. DNA encoding:
- a CDS encoding chemotaxis protein CheW; the encoded protein is MSRNLMDYKGIKVKKELYPIIKHIEDVDKYREELGRLSSSWDIFALLGQLGDINIDIGKTKENFLNLTTTLLNHLSDETVKKVTAEMGFKAQVAIDIVIRNLFERTADIGFLATDDDIRDFLLHYVSKYNKESTVLKKGIQKRFLEYVKKYSVYYDIVLADTKGKVVARLDENINIENIDLNFINKVLNTSEEYIETYGAHNFLPQYNKSLVYSYKVTRTNDFNSESLGVLCLCFKFTDEMKGIFNNLVDKKNKETITLLDEDGYVIASSDEDCIPLNSKQEIIIDSKYKIVSFAGRDFISKSCLTNGYQGFNGLKWYGHIMIPLEYAFLSEESNTKKVVDDNIIEAMMNNEQHFSKDLKEVFNKSKNIQDNLSRVIWNGNVAQSKINSSNREFSKSLLSEIGVTGLKANSSLNNLNRTIINSILKDSEFLSSLAIDIMDRNLYERANDCRWWALTTYFRKALDDRDTLEQKEEQISSILKYINDLYTVYTNLLVFDKDGKIIAVSNDKEKHLIGKVLSTPWVENTLNLKNTQKYCVSDFEKTNLYNNESTYVYCSAIRSFEDDSKINGGIAIVFDSTPQFHAMLEESLPSDNSTVFAIFANRDKNVISSTNKELSINSKINIDDKFFKLKNNEKLSEIIEIDNKYYALGVRCSKGYREYKSSEDDYENDVFCLVFIYIGKKCLNGLSKIKRKKFINNNILKKSLDSNSVELATFRLGKKFLAVHAKNVIESIGIEKLEKSIDMDKKNPFKGMVLHKDRLISVLDIRSFINEEIKDEELKTIILLEYDKDNKEHCIGILVSSLESISLVESKSIQQIQSHFLGAGALIESIVEIDDLDEPEVAMILDIKKIDNNLTQRDSTN